The proteins below are encoded in one region of Hemiscyllium ocellatum isolate sHemOce1 chromosome 3, sHemOce1.pat.X.cur, whole genome shotgun sequence:
- the pln gene encoding cardiac phospholamban → MDKVQQITRSAMRRASAIEVNPQARRNLQELFVNFTLILICLLLMYIIKLLM, encoded by the coding sequence ATGGATAAGGTTCAGCAGATAACCCGCTCTGCCATGAGAAGAGCCTCTGCAATTGAAGTGAACCCACAAGCCCGGCGAAATCTCCAGGAACTATTTGTCAATTTTACTTTGATTCtcatatgcctccttcttatGTACATCATAAAACTGCTGATGTGA